From Solea senegalensis isolate Sse05_10M linkage group LG19, IFAPA_SoseM_1, whole genome shotgun sequence, the proteins below share one genomic window:
- the s1pr2 gene encoding sphingosine 1-phosphate receptor 2 — translation MNLCRKATVLCQPVTMRSKYSQYYNQTLLHSYYAFAKNMSTQDLDKLIENKRQLTTLNIVIVVLCTIIILENLLVLIAVCRNKKFHSAMFFFIGNLAFSDLLAGSAYIANIFLSGSNTFKLVPVQWFIREGTAFIALAASIFSLLAIAIERYIAITKVKVYGSTKTCRMFLLIGACWVTSILLGGLPIIGWNCINDLPECSAVLPLYAKRYIVFVVTIFSLILLSIVILYVKIYLIVRSSRQEATNSQAYALLKTVTIVLGVFIMCWLPTFIILLLDSSCGIQFCHILSQANIFFGFATLNSALNPVIYTLRSKDMRKEFLRVLCCWGVLQSGRPADRCLVPLKSSSSLDQCTHKHEHQTTPIMQDCTTCV, via the coding sequence ATGAATCTTTGCCGTAAAGCCACCGTGCTCTGCCAGCCCGTCACCATGAGGAGCAAGTATTCCCAGTACTACAATCAGACTCTGCTCCACTCCTACTATGCCTTTGCCAAGAACATGTCCACGCAGGACCTGGACAAGCTCATCGAGAACAAGCGGCAGCTCACCACGCTCAACATTGTCATCGTGGTCCTctgcaccatcatcatcctGGAGAATCTGCTGGTCCTCATCGCCGTGTGCCGCAACAAGAAGTTCCACTCCGCCATGTTCTTCTTCATCGGCAACCTGGCGTTCTCGGACCTGCTGGCAGGCTCCGCCTACATCGCCAACATTTTCCTATCGGGGTCAAACACTTTCAAGCTGGTGCCCGTGCAGTGGTTCATCCGGGAGGGCACGGCGTTCATCGCGCTGGCGGCCTCTATTTTCAGTCTGCTGGCGATCGCGATCGAGCGCTACATCGCCATCACCAAGGTGAAGGTGTACGGCTCCACCAAGACGTGTCGCATGTTCCTCCTCATCGGAGCGTGCTGGGTCACCTCCATCCTGCTCGGAGGTCTCCCCATCATCGGCTGGAACTGCATCAACGACCTGCCCGAGTGCTCGGCCGTGCTGCCGCTCTACGCCAAGCGGTACATCGTCTTCGTGGTCACCATCTTCAGCCTCATCCTGCTCTCCATTGTCATCCTCTACGTGAAGATCTACCTGATCGTGCGCTCCAGCCGCCAGGAGGCGACCAACTCGCAGGCCTACGCGCTTCTGAAGACGGTCACGATCGTGCTGGGCGTCTTCATCATGTGCTGGCTGCCCACgttcatcatcctcctcctggaCTCGTCCTGTGGCATACAATTCTGCCACATCCTCTCCCAGGCGAATATCTTTTTCGGCTTTGCCACCCTGAATTCGGCGCTCAACCCCGTCATCTACACGCTGCGCAGCaaggacatgaggaaggagTTCCTGCGCGTGTTGTGCTGCTGGGGCGTGCTGCAGAGCGGGCGTCCCGCCGACCGCTGCCTGGTCCCGCTAAAGAGCTCCAGCTCGCTGGATCAGTGCACGCACAAACACGAACACCAGACCACGCCCATCATGCAGGACTGTACCACCTGTGTCTAA